The segment TGGCGCGAAGCGATCGCCGACCTGCTGCCGCCGACGTACGAGGCGACGCTCGGCGAGCGCGTGTATCCGGTGGAACGCGATCCCGACGAGCGCAAGCTCGGCTATCCGGACGTCGCGGTGACGCGTGACGACGGGCCCCTGCCCAGTAGGCCGCACGCTGGCGGCCCAACCGCCACGCTTGAGCCAGCCACCATTCCGCTGACGATGTTGGAAGGGCCGCGGGAGACGTACATTGAGATTCTCCATCGGCCGGAGCACAGCCTGGCGACTGCGTTGGAGCTCTTGTCGCCCGCCAACAAAGAGTTGCCGGGACGGGTGGAGTACCTTGCCAAGCGACGCGCCTTGCTCCTGCAAAAGATCCACCTGGTGGAGTTAGATCTGCTGCTGGCCGGGCGCCGTTTGCCCTTTAAGGAGCCCTTACCGGAGGCCCACTATTATTACTTCCTTTCACGCGGCGAGCGGCGGCCAGATTGTCAGGTCTATTCCTGGACGCTCCGCCAACCGTTGCCCACGTTGCCCGTGCCGCTACGGCATCCTGACCCCGATCTCCAGATCGACCTGGGCGCGGTGTTCGCCACGGTCTACGAACGCGGGAAGTTCTTTCGGCGTGTCGAATATCAAGCCCCAATTCCGGCGTTTGTCGGTGAGGCGGACCGACACTGGATGGACGAAATCGTGAGCAAGCCCCGGACTTAGGCATTGGCCGCGCCAGGAACAAAGCACCGAGTGTAGAAAATTTTTACCGCATGCCCGAACCCTGCATCATGCGGCGGATGGGGCCAGGGGCCGGTTCGGCGGGTTGTGGATAAACTTCGGCGGAGCCGCCGTCGCCGTAAACGGGGCCCGAGACGGCGCAGGCGCCGTTAGGGCACCCGCCTCCCCCGCAGCAGGCGCGGTTCTGGGCGCAACCGGCAAGACAGAGGGCGGTTGTAACGATGCCGGCCGCGGCGAACACCAAAGCACGAGTCATGGCAAATCCTTTCAAAATGAAGCGGCGTGGAGCGTCGGGAGTTCGCCCCGAAAACGGCTCCTTTCACATATTTCGGGCGGCGGCCGCCTCAATCTGTTTGAGGTAGCACACCAATCAGCGGAGCGAAATAGCTCACAGTCCTAAGAGTTCGTTTTGTTTCGAGGAAATCGAGATCGGCGGAACGGACTTCCGCAAGGCGTCGACAATCGGTTGCGGCGACGCGAACATTCCATCCAACAAGATCGGCTTATTTGGACTGCGGCGGGAAAGACCGCGTAGAACGGGATCGAGCCCGCCTTGTTGCCGAGCTTCCTCAGCAATTCGTCGACCTCGGGCGCCGGCTGCGTCTTGTCGGCCTTCAAGGCGATGATGACGTTGTCGGCAATGAATCGCCGCGTTTCGGGCCGGTCGATGGCGACGGCTTCGTTGGCCTTGCAGGTCGGGCACCAATCGGCCGTGAAGTCGACGAAAACCGTTTTGCCTGCCGCCGTGTATTGGGTGAGAAGGGCGTGCGCATAGGGCTGCCACGGAATCGCGTCGCCGGCGTTCGCGGCCTCCACGGGCGATTCCGCCAGCGCGATGTTGCGAGCGGCCAGCTCGGCGAGCTGCGGAAGCTTGTCGCGCAACTGCGCGAGCTGGCCATGACAGACCGGTCACGTGTCGCCATAGATGAAAATCAGCACGACGTGGTTGTGGCCGCGGAATCGGCTCAGCGAGAACGTCGCGCCCGTCAGGCTCTCCAACGCGAAGTCGGGCGCTGGTTGGCCCACGGCGGCGGTGTCCATCTGATTGACATTCCATTCGGCCACGGTCTTAACCAGCTCGGCCGGCACGGGCTCGCTGTTGCGCTCCAGGGCATAAGCGATATGCCGCTTGACGTCCCGGTTCCTTTCGTTTCCATCGAGCGATTTAAGCTCAGCTTCCAGTTCCACCCCGTGGCCCAGCATCCCCAACGCATCGACTGCATAAAGCCGTACAGCCGGCTCGCTGTCGCTCGCCGCGGCTTCCAGCAAATCCTTCACGGGCACTTCAGCCCCCAGGTAGCCCAGTGTCTCGGCAGCCAGGATTCGTGCCGGAGTCTCTGTGCTGCGCAAAGCTTCTATGAGAACGGGTATCGCATCGTCGCCGGCGGCGATCAGCGCCTGTCGAGCACGCAGGCGTGATTTCCAGCCCGTGTCGTCGAGCGGACGCAGGTACGACGGCGGACGCGACGGCGGCTTTGGCAGCCAGGCCGACTCATCCCATTTCTCATTAAACTGGCGCAGGGATAATCCCGGCGACTGCGGCGGCTCAGCGGCCCACGCAGGCGCGGTAAATGCGCAAACGAGTGCCGCTAGCGCGGCGGACCACCGCCCGCCGCGGCCGGCAAAGCAACAACGGCCCATTCTGCTTCTGATTCCCGACATCGCTTCGCTCTCTTGGATCGGTCTTTTTCAGTCACCCGCGTGTCAATCTGCCACGGCCACCGTGAAGGAATCACGCCACAGCGGCACTGAAACTGAATCAACGTCCCCTGGTCGATGTTCACCGACGACGGGCGTCCCCGATTCCATTGACGCCGCGGCGGGCATCTGCTGCCGCATCCGCTCCATCAATTGACCGCAGTGGGGGCACTGGGCCAGATGTTGCCGGATGCTTTCCGACTTCGTCGCAGCGAGCTTGCCGGCCATGTATTCCGGCATCAGCGCGCGGACGCGGCTGCACGTAATGCCGCCAAAGTCGAATTCGGCCTGACCCTGATGGCGAGACGCCACAAAGACGCCTCCCCAAACCGTCAACACCAAGACCAGTGCCGCCGCCAGACCCCGGTTCAGCACCTCGTGCCGCCGGCGCCTGCGCGCCTTCTGCACCATGCCGCCCAGCACACCTGGTGGGCACGGTTGCCAGTCGTCGTTGTCCAAAGCTGGCTTGGTCATGGCCTTCACCTGTAAACGCTGTTCCTCATCTTTGTCATTATCGCCATTCCCAGCCGTCTTGACTGTGAAAGGCCATACATTCCCAAACAATTATCTGCTCGCTTTCGGAACCGGCGCCGCTCCCCAGGCGGGAGCCGCACGCCGGTCCGCCGGAACCTTCGGCGGCAGAAGCAAAATGCTCGCCGCCAGCCGCTCCGCGTCGGTCAACACGATCGTCCGGCGGCCGAGCTTGAGGCTTCCTTCGGCCTGCAACTCGCCGAGCAGCACGGTCACCGTTTCTCGCGTGCTGCCGATAATGCTGGCTAAATCCTGGTGCGAGAGTTTGATGCCCAATTCGATGCCGGCGGCCGTGCGCTTGCCGTACTGCTCCGACAACTCCAGCAGCAGATGCACCAGCCGCTCGCGGTTCGAGCGAAACAAGAGGTATTTCAAACGCCGCTCGATTCGCTTGCGGCGTAGTCCAATCAGTTTCGTAATCCCCACGGAGACGAATGAATGCGTCTCCATGAGCCGTTTCATTTCCGCGGCGGGAATGAGCACGACGTTCGAGGCCTCAACGGCCTCGGCATATTCTTCACGTTGCCCGGTTTCGAAGATCGCCAGTTCGCCGAACAGCTCGCCCGGCTCGATGAACGCCAAGATGGCCTGCTTGCCGTCGCCGGACAGGCTGCAGATCTTCGCCCTCCCTGAAGCCAACAGCAGCACGCCGCTGGCCTCGTCGGCGGGCAAGTAGATCGGGTTGCCGCGCGGAAACGAGCGGAAGCGGCAGCGACCTTCGAGAAAGCCCAGCTCGTCGGGCGTCAATTGCTCGAAGAGATTGCACCGCTTCAGATACCAGGTTTTCTCAGGCATGCCATGATTCTATCGGCGGCCAATCCAGGCGCAAATGGTAAGTCGCCTGCTGTGCCTGCCCAAGCGAGTTCCCCGGTGTTATCCTAGGCGTCAGGTATCAGGCGCGCCTGACGCCTGAGGCCCAAATCCTGACGCCGAGAGCACCGGGGGCACCGCCTGGTCGCATCCTCTCCCACCGGTCCCCGCAACTTATGACACCACCGCGACTCGGCCTGCCACAACTCGGTCTGGGCGTCGGCCTGCGCACCGCTCATTTCCCTTACCTGCTCGAGCATTCGTCATTTCAGGAGTGGTTTCGCACTTGGACGGCGGCCGGGTTCTTTATCGCGGCTACCACACCTGACAGAGCGCGAGCGATGCACATCCATGAACCAACGAGTTAACAAGCCGCTGCAAATGCGGTTGCTTCTTCGTGCAATGGCCATGTCGCGAGGCAGCGGCTAAAATGCGAACTTCGGCCCCAAACGATCTCCGCTTCATGCACCCTCGAACGAAACTTCGCGTCGGCGCGGTCAGCTACCTGAATACCAAGCCGCTCATTTATCGGCTGGGCGAGCTCGCGCCGCAGATCGAGCTGTTGCTCGACTTGCCCAGCCGGCTGGCCGACGGGCTGGCCGGTGGTCGGTTCGACGTGGCACTGATCCCGTCGATCGAGTATTTCTGCGATCCGAGCTACACGATCGTTTCCGATGCCTGCATCGCCTGCCGCGGCCCCGTGCTGTCGGTGAAGCTTTTCAGCCGCGTGCCAATGCGCGAAATCCGCAGCCTGGCCCTCGACGAAGGCTCGCGCACCAGCGCCGTGCTGACGCGCGTCCTACTGAAAGAGCGATTCGGCCTCGAACCACGCATCGAGCCGTTGGCGATCGGCGCCGCCGTGGCCGACACGCCCACCGACGCGGTGCTGGTCATCGGCGATCGGGCAATCCAATCGCAGGGCGGCCCGTTCGTCGAGGTCTGGGACCTGGGCGACGAATGGTGCCGGTGGTCGGGTTTGCCGTTTGTGTTTGCCATGTGGGTCGCCCGGCCGGGAATTGACGTTGGCGAGCTCGAAACCGCCTTTTCGTCGGCCCGCGATCTGGGACTGGCGAACTTGGAAACAATCGCCGCCGCCGAAGCCGCGCCGCTGGGCCTATCGCGGCCGCAGTGCGTTTCGTACCTCCGCGACAACCTCCATTTTTATCTCGGCGACCGCGAGCGCCGCGGGCTCGACCTGTTTCGCAGCCTGGCTCAGACGCTGGTCGAACGCTATTCCGTTCTCACAGGCGAGCGGCAGGCGTGAGCCTGCCGGTAATACCTTGAAAGCCTCCAACTCCCAACTACTCGATAAAGCGGTCGCCGGCGAACGGCTTTCGCCCGACGAAGGGCTGCAACTCCTTCAGTCGCGCGACCTGGCGGCGCTGGGACGCGCCGCCGACGCCGTCACGCGCCGCCTGCACCCGGAGAATTACCGCACCTACAACATCGACCGCAACATCAACTACACGAACATCTGCTCGGCGGTGTGCGACTTCTGCGCCTTCTATCGCCGGCCCAAGCACCCCGAAGGCTACGTGCTCGACCGCGAAATTCTGCTGAAAAAAATTCAAGAAACGGTCGCTCTGGGCGGCGACCAGATTTTGATGCAGGGCGGAATGCACCCCGAGCTGAAGCTCGACTGGTATGAAGAGCTGCTGTACGACATCAAAACCCGCTTTCCGCAGGTCAACGTCCACGGCTTCAGCCCGCCGGAGATTTTCGCCTTCACCAAGGTGAACAAGCTGCCGCTGCGGACGGTGCTTTCGCGATTGAAAGAGGCGGGCCTGGGCAGCTTGCCCGGCGGTGGGGCGGAGATTCTGGTCGATCGCGTCCGCAAGCAGATCACTCGCGGCAAGGTGCTCACCGACGACTGGCTCGACGTCTGCCGCGTCTGGCACGAGCTGGGCGGCAAAGGGAGTGCCACGATGATGTTCGGGCACGTCGAGACGCTGGCCGAGCGGATCGAGCACCTGGAACGGCTGCGGCAGTTGCAGGACGAGACGGGCGGCTTCACCGCGTATATCTGCTGGACCTTTCAGCCCGAACACACCGACCTGGCACACTTGCCCAAGGCGGGAGCGTTCGACTATCTGAAAACGCAGGCCGTCAGCCGCTTATATCTCGACAACTTCCCCAACATCCAATCGAGCTGGGTGACGCAGGGCCTGAAGATCGGCCAGATCGCTCTCGTGTATGGGGCGAACGACATGGGCAGCCTGATGATCGAGGAGAATGTGGTCGCCTCAGCCGGCACGGTGCATTACCTGACGCTGGAGCAGATTCGCGACGCGATCCGCGAGATTGGCTACACGCCGCGGCAGCGCGACGTGTTCTACGAGTTGATCGACACCCCACCTTTGGCAACTGGCAACGATTGCCAGTTGGCGGTTCGGTAGGGAACGCACTCTGTGACGCTCCGCGGCGATGTTGAGCTTAGTCGCCGCGCGCTGCCCCGGAGATCTGCGCCGCCCACTCTCGGTCGGCAGGAGAAGGAGGGGCATCGGGAGTCTCACCATACGCCAGCCGCCGATCGTAGTCGCCACGCGCGAACGCCTCCAGAAAAACGGGTTGCAACTCAATGATAACGTCGGCGTCTGGTAAGTTGAGCGGAACAGCCTTATGATTCATTCTATGCTCGGTTGCTCGGCGGCGAAACGCTGCGCGGAGACAGGAATCGAGTCGCGGGCGCCGGAACACGTGCGAGGCAGATTCGGAACGCCTTGACCCGCCGCCAACCGACGACTACAGTTAAGCACGTGCCGGGAACGTTTCCCGGCCGAAAAAACAAGGTTAGAACGATGTTGCTTGCCGCCCGACTGCCGCTTTTGTTGCTGGCGCTACGCCGGACGAGGCCGTAAGGGTTCGCGCAAGCGAGATCAAAACCGCACCGAGCGAGAAGAATCACGGACCCTGAGGCCTCTGCCAAGAGACCTCGGGGTTTTTGCGTTTATGGCACCGAAATCACCACACAGGGCATGGTTGGCGTTGCGCGCTCCCGGCGAGGGGCCGGCCTCCACGCTTCGCGGTACAATTCATTATCACGCCTCATTGAAGGAACCACATACCATGTCTTCACGACGAATCACGATCTTCGACACCACGCTCCGCGACGGCGAGCAATCGCCCGGCGCGAGCATGAACATCAACGAGAAAATGGAAATCGCCCAGGCTCTGCACGAGCTGGGCGTCGACGTCATCGAGGCCGGTTTCCCCATCGCTTCGCAAGGCGATTTCGACGCCGTCCGCCAAGTGGCCCAGGCCGTTCGCGGCCCGATTATCTGCGGCCTGGCCCGTTGTAACGAGCAGGACATCGACCGTGCCTGGGAAGCCCTCAAGCATTCCAGCCGGCCGCGCATCCACGTGTTTCTGGCCACCAGCGCCATCCACCGCGAGTTCAAGCTCAAGATGGACAAAAACGAGATCGTCGAGCGGGCCGTGGCGGGCGTGCGGCGGGCGGCGGGCTACTGCGACGACATCGAGTTTTCGCCCGAAGACGCCGCCCGCACCGAAGTCGATTTCCTCTGCCAGGTGGTCGAGGCGGCCATCGCGGCCGGCGCCACCACGGTCAACATCCCCGATACGGTCGGTTATGCCACGCCGGCGCATATCGGCGGCGTGATTCGCACGCTCCGCGACCGCGTGCCGAACATCGACCGGGCCGTGATCAGCATCCACTGCCACAATGATCTCGGCCTGGCGGTGGCCAACAGTCTGGCGGCCATCGAGAACGGGGCCGGGCAAGTCGAGTGTACCATCAACGGCATCGGCGAACGGGCCGGCAACTGCTCGCTGGAAGAGATCGTAATGGCCCTGCGCACGCGGCAAGATTTTTATGGCTGCACTACCGGCATCAACACGCAGCGGCTCGTGCCCACCAGCCGGCTGGTGTCGAACATCACGGGCATTCAAGTGCAGCGGAACAAGGCCATCGTCGGCCGCAACGCCTTCGCTCACGAGGCGGGCATCCACCAGGACGGCATGCTCAAAGAGCGTTCGACCTACGAGATCATGCGGCCCGAAGACGTGGGTCTGGCGAAGACCGACCTGGTGCTGGGCAAGCACAGCGGCCGTGCGGCCCTTGCCGACCGCGTGAAGGCGCTGGGCTATCACCTTTCGGCCGAGCAGATTCAACGCCTGTTCGAGCAATTCAAGGCCCTGGCCGACAAGAAGAAAGAGGTTTACGACGCCGACATCGCGGCCCTGATCGACGACAAATTCCGCGAAGACCTGGAGCTGTGGTCGATGAGCCATTACCACCTCACGGCCGGCACCGGCATGACGCCCAGCGTCACGCTGACGCTCAAGCACGGCGAGCAGGAGGTCACGCGCGAGGTGACGTCGGGCGACGGCCCTTTCGACGCGCTGTTTTGGGCTATCGAGCAGATCACCGGCATCGAAGTGGTGTGCAAAGATTTTCGCATTCACAGCGTCACGGTGGGCAAAGACGCCCAGGGCGAAGTGACGGTGGAGGTGGAGCACAACGGGCACACCTATCGCGGCCGCGGCGTTTCGACCGACAGCATCGAGGCCAGCGCCAGGGCGTTTTTGAACGCCATCAACCGCGTGGCGGCGACTGGGGGCAAAGGCCCGAAAAGGGTCAGCCCCTATGAGGCGGTTGATGCGGCGGCGAAGCCGTGAAAAACCGTGTGTGGGCGGCGGCACACGCCAGATCCGGTGGCTGGTGCTGATTGAAAACCAGTGGTGATTGGCTTAGTATCGAGGACAGGGAGGCGAATAAGTTACGAGGAAACGATCTATGAGCATCCTAGCGCATCCCAAAAAAGGCGTCCGGCTGTTCGTCAACGGCGAGCGCATGTCGCAGCCGGAATTCCACCGGCGCTACGAAGCTTGTCGCAACGGCGAAAAGTGGGAGCTTGTCGGAGGCATCGTTTACATGGCATCGCCGTTGAAACTCAAGCACTCCCGCTATGACGGCGAGATCGGTCTCCTGCTGGAAACCTATCGCTTGCGAACGCCGGGCATTGAAGTGATGCATAACGCCACTGCCATACTCGGTGAGCATAGTGAGCCGCAGCCCGACCTCGCCATGCGCATCCTTCCGGAATACGGCGGGCAGTCGCGGACCACGGCCGATGACTATTTGGAAGGCGCTCCGGAGTTGGTCGTCGAAGTCGCCCACAGCCGCCGTGCCTTGGCCATGCACACGAAGCACGAAGACTACCAGCGCAGCGGGGTGATCGAGTATTTAGTCCTGCTGGTGGAGGAAC is part of the Pirellulales bacterium genome and harbors:
- a CDS encoding Crp/Fnr family transcriptional regulator; the protein is MPEKTWYLKRCNLFEQLTPDELGFLEGRCRFRSFPRGNPIYLPADEASGVLLLASGRAKICSLSGDGKQAILAFIEPGELFGELAIFETGQREEYAEAVEASNVVLIPAAEMKRLMETHSFVSVGITKLIGLRRKRIERRLKYLLFRSNRERLVHLLLELSEQYGKRTAAGIELGIKLSHQDLASIIGSTRETVTVLLGELQAEGSLKLGRRTIVLTDAERLAASILLLPPKVPADRRAAPAWGAAPVPKASR
- a CDS encoding Uma2 family endonuclease, with amino-acid sequence MSILAHPKKGVRLFVNGERMSQPEFHRRYEACRNGEKWELVGGIVYMASPLKLKHSRYDGEIGLLLETYRLRTPGIEVMHNATAILGEHSEPQPDLAMRILPEYGGQSRTTADDYLEGAPELVVEVAHSRRALAMHTKHEDYQRSGVIEYLVLLVEEQEIRWFRFPRDEIRPNREGISRSRVFPGFWVDIEALLRRDSNRLMEVLQQGLASRPHASFVRRLQAAHRRGPKG
- the mqnC gene encoding cyclic dehypoxanthinyl futalosine synthase, whose translation is MKASNSQLLDKAVAGERLSPDEGLQLLQSRDLAALGRAADAVTRRLHPENYRTYNIDRNINYTNICSAVCDFCAFYRRPKHPEGYVLDREILLKKIQETVALGGDQILMQGGMHPELKLDWYEELLYDIKTRFPQVNVHGFSPPEIFAFTKVNKLPLRTVLSRLKEAGLGSLPGGGAEILVDRVRKQITRGKVLTDDWLDVCRVWHELGGKGSATMMFGHVETLAERIEHLERLRQLQDETGGFTAYICWTFQPEHTDLAHLPKAGAFDYLKTQAVSRLYLDNFPNIQSSWVTQGLKIGQIALVYGANDMGSLMIEENVVASAGTVHYLTLEQIRDAIREIGYTPRQRDVFYELIDTPPLATGNDCQLAVR
- a CDS encoding HEAT repeat domain-containing protein; the encoded protein is MSGIRSRMGRCCFAGRGGRWSAALAALVCAFTAPAWAAEPPQSPGLSLRQFNEKWDESAWLPKPPSRPPSYLRPLDDTGWKSRLRARQALIAAGDDAIPVLIEALRSTETPARILAAETLGYLGAEVPVKDLLEAAASDSEPAVRLYAVDALGMLGHGVELEAELKSLDGNERNRDVKRHIAYALERNSEPVPAELVKTVAEWNVNQMDTAAVGQPAPDFALESLTGATFSLSRFRGHNHVVLIFIYGDT
- a CDS encoding menaquinone biosynthesis protein — its product is MHPRTKLRVGAVSYLNTKPLIYRLGELAPQIELLLDLPSRLADGLAGGRFDVALIPSIEYFCDPSYTIVSDACIACRGPVLSVKLFSRVPMREIRSLALDEGSRTSAVLTRVLLKERFGLEPRIEPLAIGAAVADTPTDAVLVIGDRAIQSQGGPFVEVWDLGDEWCRWSGLPFVFAMWVARPGIDVGELETAFSSARDLGLANLETIAAAEAAPLGLSRPQCVSYLRDNLHFYLGDRERRGLDLFRSLAQTLVERYSVLTGERQA
- a CDS encoding 2-isopropylmalate synthase, translating into MSSRRITIFDTTLRDGEQSPGASMNINEKMEIAQALHELGVDVIEAGFPIASQGDFDAVRQVAQAVRGPIICGLARCNEQDIDRAWEALKHSSRPRIHVFLATSAIHREFKLKMDKNEIVERAVAGVRRAAGYCDDIEFSPEDAARTEVDFLCQVVEAAIAAGATTVNIPDTVGYATPAHIGGVIRTLRDRVPNIDRAVISIHCHNDLGLAVANSLAAIENGAGQVECTINGIGERAGNCSLEEIVMALRTRQDFYGCTTGINTQRLVPTSRLVSNITGIQVQRNKAIVGRNAFAHEAGIHQDGMLKERSTYEIMRPEDVGLAKTDLVLGKHSGRAALADRVKALGYHLSAEQIQRLFEQFKALADKKKEVYDADIAALIDDKFREDLELWSMSHYHLTAGTGMTPSVTLTLKHGEQEVTREVTSGDGPFDALFWAIEQITGIEVVCKDFRIHSVTVGKDAQGEVTVEVEHNGHTYRGRGVSTDSIEASARAFLNAINRVAATGGKGPKRVSPYEAVDAAAKP
- a CDS encoding thioredoxin family protein yields the protein MRDKLPQLAELAARNIALAESPVEAANAGDAIPWQPYAHALLTQYTAAGKTVFVDFTADWCPTCKANEAVAIDRPETRRFIADNVIIALKADKTQPAPEVDELLRKLGNKAGSIPFYAVFPAAVQISRSCWMECSRRRNRLSTPCGSPFRRSRFPRNKTNS
- a CDS encoding DUF4058 family protein; translation: MRSPFPGMDPFLEQPAYWPDFHATFVNYWREAIADLLPPTYEATLGERVYPVERDPDERKLGYPDVAVTRDDGPLPSRPHAGGPTATLEPATIPLTMLEGPRETYIEILHRPEHSLATALELLSPANKELPGRVEYLAKRRALLLQKIHLVELDLLLAGRRLPFKEPLPEAHYYYFLSRGERRPDCQVYSWTLRQPLPTLPVPLRHPDPDLQIDLGAVFATVYERGKFFRRVEYQAPIPAFVGEADRHWMDEIVSKPRT
- a CDS encoding zf-HC2 domain-containing protein, whose protein sequence is MTKPALDNDDWQPCPPGVLGGMVQKARRRRRHEVLNRGLAAALVLVLTVWGGVFVASRHQGQAEFDFGGITCSRVRALMPEYMAGKLAATKSESIRQHLAQCPHCGQLMERMRQQMPAAASMESGTPVVGEHRPGDVDSVSVPLWRDSFTVAVAD